GTCGTGCAGGCCACGCGCAGCATCCCGTTGGACGGCACGCCGCAGTCGAGGTACTGCATGCGTGTCTTGCCCACGCGCGGGCGCCAGGGACCGTACTGGGGCGCATACCGCTCTTCGTACTCGTGCTCGAACCGCTCCGCGTGGTCGAGCGCGAGCTCGTACAAGGGGGTCCGCCAGGTGCGTGGACGACAGGCAGCGGTGGCATGCGGCACGAGTGACGCCTGAAGAGTCTCCTCGCATCTCGACAGTATCCGGGCTTTGTTGACGGCATGCGAACTGTACGTGAACGGAATGCAGACGCTCGGTCACCGAGATTTCACCTACAGGGACCCGCCTCAGAGCCGCGACCGCGCGATGCGCGCTTTCCGCCGGGGCCTCGTCATCCGTCGGTGGCGCGGCGGCGGTTCCGCGCCGCTTGCGGACCGTCGGCACCCTCGACGCTCGTTTGTTGAGCGCATATACGCTCAAGTCTGCGTTGTTGAGCGCATATACGCTCAAGTTTGCGTTGTTGAGCGCATATACGCTCAAGTTGCCCAGGTTGACCGCGAATTCAAAGGCCATATCGCAGCGGTTCTGGGGGTACCTACTGACTGCACCCAGACGGATCAGGACCTCCCTTGATCGCGCAGACTGACTGCGTGATCTTTACGGCGCGCGGCGCATTCGGTACAGTATTCCTGTACAGGAGGAGCGTGCCGTGTCTATCGAGACCACCTATACCGACGCCCGCGCAAGGCTGGCCGAGCTCTGCGATACCGTGGTCGATGAGCGAGAAGTCGTCATCATCAACCGTCGAAACCACCCAAAGGTGGCTCTTATCTCGGCCGACGAGCTGCAGAGTCTCACTGAGACGGCCCACCTCCTGCGGTCACCCCGCAACGCCGCGCGGTTGCTTACGGCCCTGCAGCGTGCATTGGATCGTCAGCAGCCGGCCACGTCCATCGAAGAGCTTC
This portion of the Pseudomonadota bacterium genome encodes:
- a CDS encoding type II toxin-antitoxin system Phd/YefM family antitoxin, which encodes MSIETTYTDARARLAELCDTVVDEREVVIINRRNHPKVALISADELQSLTETAHLLRSPRNAARLLTALQRALDRQQPATSIEELRRDIGLVEDP